In a genomic window of Quercus lobata isolate SW786 chromosome 4, ValleyOak3.0 Primary Assembly, whole genome shotgun sequence:
- the LOC115985404 gene encoding N-terminal acetyltransferase A complex catalytic subunit NAA10, which yields MVCIRKATIDDLLAMQTCNLFCLPENYQMKYYLYHILSWPQLLYVAEDYNGKIVGYVLAKMEEESTECHGHITSLAVLRTHRKLGLATKLMSAAQNAMEQVFGAEYVSLHVRKSNRAAFNLYTETLGYKIHDVEAKYYADGEDAYDMRKQLKGKQYHGHGHGHGGHGHHHHHHHEHGGGCCSGERVEPKGTGKK from the coding sequence ATGGTGTGCATACGCAAAGCCACAATCGACGATCTCTTAGCCATGCAGACCTGCAATCTCTTCTGCCTCCCGGAGAATTACCAGATGAAGTACTATCTCTACCACATCCTCTCATGGCCGCAGCTTCTCTACGTGGCCGAAGACTACAACGGCAAGATCGTGGGCTATGTGCTAGCCAAAATGGAAGAGGAAAGCACCGAGTGCCACGGCCACATCACGTCGCTCGCGGTGTTGCGCACTCACCGCAAGCTCGGGCTGGCGACCAAGCTCATGAGCGCAGCTCAGAACGCCATGGAGCAAGTGTTTGGAGCCGAGTATGTGTCGCTTCACGTGAGGAAGAGTAATAGAGCTGCGTTTAATTTGTACACGGAGACTTTGGGGTATAAGATTCATGATGTGGAGGCTAAGTACTATGCGGATGGTGAGGATGCTTATGATATGAGGAAGCAATTGAAGGGGAAGCAGTATCATGGACATGGACATGGGCATGGGGGACATgggcatcatcatcaccatcatcatgaGCATGGAGGTGGGTGTTGTTCAGGGGAGAGGGTGGAACCAAAAGGGACTGGGAAGAAGTAG